A region of Piscinibacter gummiphilus DNA encodes the following proteins:
- a CDS encoding LysR family transcriptional regulator, translating to MDRFDAMLAFARVVEAGSFTKAADTLRLSRATVTQLVQQLEARLRVKLLHRTTRRVQVTADGAAYYERVVRLLADMDDAETSLSVASASPRGRLRVDVPSPLARLILVPALPGFHARYPEIQVDMGVSDRMVDLLGENVDCVVRGGELADTSLVARRVGDLPIGVYASPGYLALAGVPAHPRELEDTYHRIVGFLRSRTGKVLPTVMHRDAEQLEVHGRHAFAVDDGNAYLAAGVAGLGVLWLPHYMAEAHVARGELVPLFDGWHIDPMPLSIAYPPNRHVSTKLRVFIDWVVEVMARSSLTRINSA from the coding sequence ATGGACCGTTTCGATGCGATGCTGGCCTTCGCCCGGGTGGTGGAGGCCGGCAGCTTCACCAAGGCGGCCGACACGCTGCGGCTGAGCCGGGCCACGGTCACGCAGCTGGTGCAGCAGCTGGAGGCGAGGCTGCGCGTGAAGCTGCTCCACCGCACCACGCGCCGCGTCCAGGTGACGGCGGACGGCGCGGCCTACTACGAGCGTGTGGTGCGCCTGCTGGCCGACATGGACGATGCCGAGACGAGCCTGTCGGTCGCCTCCGCCTCGCCGCGCGGCCGCCTGCGCGTGGACGTGCCGAGTCCGCTGGCCCGCCTGATCCTGGTGCCCGCGTTGCCCGGCTTCCACGCACGCTACCCCGAGATCCAGGTCGACATGGGCGTGAGCGACCGCATGGTGGACCTGCTCGGCGAGAACGTCGACTGCGTGGTGCGCGGCGGCGAACTCGCCGACACCTCGCTCGTCGCCCGCCGGGTGGGCGACCTGCCCATCGGCGTCTACGCCTCGCCGGGCTACCTCGCGCTCGCCGGCGTGCCCGCGCATCCGCGGGAGCTGGAGGACACGTACCACCGCATCGTCGGCTTCCTGCGTTCACGCACGGGCAAGGTCCTGCCGACCGTGATGCACCGCGACGCGGAGCAGCTCGAGGTGCACGGGCGCCATGCGTTCGCCGTGGACGACGGCAACGCCTACCTCGCGGCGGGCGTGGCCGGACTCGGGGTGCTCTGGCTGCCGCACTACATGGCCGAGGCGCACGTGGCCCGTGGCGAACTCGTGCCGCTGTTCGACGGGTGGCACATCGACCCCATGCCGCTGTCCATCGCGTACCCGCCGAACCGGCATGTCAGCACGAAGCTGCGGGTGTTCATCGACTGGGTGGTCGAAGTGATGGCGCGAAGTTCGTTGACGCGGATTAACAGCGCTTAA
- a CDS encoding RidA family protein: MPQRDVVFPAGRQALYEKNRYSPALRSNGFLFVSGQVGSRPDGSPEPDLEAQVRLAFDNLNAILRAAGCTFDDVVDVTLFLVDPESTFDTVWKVLPDYWGEAPHPTLTGIGVTWLYGFRFEIKVIAKLPEPA; encoded by the coding sequence ATGCCGCAGAGAGACGTCGTCTTCCCCGCGGGCCGCCAGGCCCTCTACGAAAAGAACCGCTATTCACCGGCCCTCCGGTCCAACGGCTTCCTGTTCGTGTCCGGCCAGGTGGGCAGCCGCCCGGACGGTTCGCCCGAGCCCGACCTGGAGGCGCAGGTGCGGCTCGCGTTCGACAACCTGAACGCGATCCTCCGCGCGGCCGGTTGCACGTTCGACGACGTGGTCGACGTCACCCTGTTCCTCGTCGACCCCGAGTCCACCTTCGACACCGTGTGGAAGGTGCTGCCCGACTACTGGGGCGAGGCGCCCCACCCGACGCTGACCGGCATCGGGGTCACCTGGCTCTACGGCTTCCGCTTCGAGATCAAGGTGATCGCGAAACTTCCGGAGCCGGCCTGA